Below is a window of Streptomyces sp. ITFR-16 DNA.
ATGACGTGGGCCAGCGGGAGCGCCTCCGGGCAGTTGTCCGCCAGCTCGCGCAGGTCGGCGTGGTGCGGCACGCCCACGGCGGCCGGCAGCCTCCCACCGGGCACAAGATCCTGCCTGCGCAGCCCCGCCACGCCCGCGTCCGCTCCTTCGACCACCCGCTTCAGGTAGTTGGCCCCGTGCGGCAACGTGATCAGCGGCGCGTCTATGTACTCCACGCCGCGCGGCCCGGCGGCGAGGGCTAGGTCGAAGGTCATGCGGGTCGCCTGCTCCCACGGCAGCACCACGCTTCCCAGCCGCGCGAGGAAGGCGGGCACGTCGTCGCCGAAGGCGTGCGGCGGCGCCGTGAAGACGACCTGGAGCCGGAAGTCGGCCTCCAGCAGGGAAAGGACGTCGAGCAGCCGCTTCCCGTACGTCACGGTGTGGATCACCGCCAGCACCTTCTTGCGGCCCACCAGAGTCAGCCACTGCCGTGACTCGGCAACGTCTCCTTCTCCGGCGCGCGTGTCGAACCTGCTCGCCGGGTTCGTACCCGTTCCGGCTGTACCCGTTCCGGCCGTACGCGTTCCGGCTGTACCCGTTCCGGCCGTACGCGTTCCGGCTGTACCCGTTCCAGCCGTACCCGTTCCGGTTGTACCCGTTCCGGTTGTACTCGTTTCGGTCGTACTCAACGCCGACATGGCGTCCCCCTGTTGACTTCTCCGAGTGCCACGAACTGCTTGTGTCACCGGGATGCCCGGCAGGGGGGACGGAAGGCTCGACGGAGCCTTGCGAGAACCTTGCCGAGTTCTGCCGGGCAGCCGCCGAGTCATGCCGGCGGAGTGTCGCCCTGCCCGTCCGCGGCGGTCTTCTCCGAGGACGAGTTGAAGGTAGGGCTGAAGAAGTCCCGGCCCTGGAGCACGGGGCTGTTCTGGGTGCCGCCGCTGATGCTGTTGTGCACCTCGCTGCTCCCACTGCTCCGCACGTCCTGCCACCACTCATCGAGCAGTGCGCGGAACTCCCCGTCCAGGGCGGCCCGTACACCGAGAGCTGTCGCCAGCGCCTGGGCGCGCAGCGGGTCGGCCGGGTTGTTCTCCAGCTCCGCGACCTCCAGCTTGCCCGAGCTGATGACGGGCTCCCCCTCGGGCCGCGCGTCCTCCGCCGAACCGCGCCGGAACGGACGTCTCACCAACGCGGTGAGACCTTGCCACGCCTGCCGGCCGGCATCACTGCCGACACTGCCGGCGAGAGCTGTGAGGGCCGCTGCTGTGATCGCGTCCATGCCGAACTCCCCGAGTCGGTGTCCCGCCACAGCCTAGGTCCGTGACGTAGAGCGGCGCAGGGGTTCCGGTGGGTAAGGGGTACGCGTATGGGTGTGGCTCGAGGCCGGGGTGGGCCGTGTCCGGCACTCCGCCGCAGCGGTGTGTCAGTTCCGGGCGGTGCCGGCATCCGTCTGTCCGGAGTCAGTCTGTCCGGCATCCGTCTGTCCGGAGTCCTCGGCCTGTCCGGAGTTCTCGGCCGCCGCGGCGGCCTTCTCGCGCATCTTGCGTACCAGTTCGGCCTTGCGGTCGGCGGCGTTCCGGCGGTCGAGGTTGCGGTGCGGGCCGTTGTTCTGGCGCTCGGCGCGGGACAGCCTCTTGCGCTGGCCGCCGCCCATGCCCACGGGGTTGTTGATGTTCTTG
It encodes the following:
- a CDS encoding DUF6243 family protein — its product is MTDSKNINNPVGMGGGQRKRLSRAERQNNGPHRNLDRRNAADRKAELVRKMREKAAAAAENSGQAEDSGQTDAGQTDSGQTDAGTARN